The following proteins come from a genomic window of Anopheles ziemanni chromosome 3, idAnoZiCoDA_A2_x.2, whole genome shotgun sequence:
- the LOC131289800 gene encoding major facilitator superfamily domain-containing protein 6-like, producing MESGRSKGDVPAPKSGRWFNPQLLQLKVTLFLLFGATSALIPYLTIHMQSIGLTVEEVASVYLTLLFTSCLSPPLTGFLIDRFGRYKPVLLSSIVLNLVAHHCIHFIPPRADTVRQHTYSVEVSERGPFMHIEVGVCVGCASVSSSDEVYLFPVARATWAANYPAYLYAANGTSEPSCGPYNVSKCVLQSTDITIVTELIPSGSEYDRTFWMYLVVRFVATSMLASTLTITDPIALDMIEQHGGDFGREKLFSSVGMAIFTPLTGLMIDVMSRGKTVTVYTPAFYTYDALLLCSLVSVWLMPIGRKTPSENVLRDLGKLLRLPHVLAFLAFLFLLGNFWGFIESYLFVIMTAMGSPNYLLGLTYTVGTVASIPMMALLNRITHRVGHVNLLVVAFFAHALRILGYSWISNPFWCFPIELNEAISCYFMWVVATTYCAVLAPTSMVATLIGVAGMVHFCLGKGIGSFIGGFLIARVGLKLAFRYVGYTAACCGVLYKLVHLLWLHKYDRERPTKAVVELVRRRASIVPKVDQFGSAISFTQPKPTHGDPEDVPEEQLPLEKG from the exons ATGGAGTCCGGAAGGTCGAAAGGTGATGTTCCGGCGCCGAAAAGTGGCCGCTGGTTCAATCCACAGCTGTTGCAACTGAAGGTGACGCTGTTCCTGCTGTTTGGAGCCACCAGTGCCCTCATCCCGTACCTCACGATTCACATGCAGAGCATCGGGCTGACGGTGGAAGAGGTTGCCTCCGTGTACCTGACGCTGCTGTTCACCTCCTGCCTCAGTCCACCGCTGACCGGGTTTCTGATTGATCGCTTCGGGCGCTACAAACCCGTGCTGCTGTCGAGCATCGTGCTGAACCTGGTGGCGCATCACTGCATCCACTTCATCCCACCGAGGGCGGACACCGTCCGGCAGCACACGTACAGCGTCGAGGTGTCGGAGAGGGGTCCATTTATGCACATCGAGGTAGGTGTTTGCGTTGGCTGCGCGAGTGTGTCATCGAGTGATGAAGTATATCTCTTCCCCGTCGCTAGAGCAACTTGGGCCGCT AATTACCCCGCCTACCTGTACGCCGCCAATGGAACGAGCGAGCCGAGCTGTGGCCCTTACAACGTGAGCAAGTGCGTGCTGCAGTCCACAGACATCACCATAGTGACAGAGCTGATCCCGTCTGGAAGCGAGTACGATCGGACCTTCTGGATGTATCTAGTGGTGCGCTTCGTGGCAACATCGATGCTGGCCTCGACACTTACCATCACCGATCCGATCGCACTCGACATGATCGAGCAGCACGGTGGAGACTTTGGCCGGGAGAAGCTGTTTTCCAGCGTGGGTATGGCCATCTTCACGCCGCTGACCGGTTTGATGATCGACGTGATGTCGCGCGGGAAAACAGTCACCGTCTACACGCCGGCGTTTTACACCTACGACGCACTGTTGCTGTGCTCGCTGGTTTCCGTCTGGCTGATGCCGATCGGACGCAAGACACCGTCGGAGAACGTGCTGCGGGATCTGGGAAAGCTGCTACGACTGCCGCACGTGCTGGCCTTCCTGGCGTTCCTGTTTCTGCTCGGCAACTTCTGGGGCTTCATCGAGAGCTACCTGTTCGTGATCATGACCGCGATGGGCTCGCCGAACTACCTGCTCGGACTGACGTACACCGTCGGGACGGTCGCCAGCATTCCGATGATGGCCCTGCTGAATCGGATCACGCACCGCGTCGGTCACGTCAACCTGCTGGTGGTGGCGTTCTTCGCCCATGCCCTGCGAATTCTTGGCTACTCGTGGATCTCGAACCCGTTCTGGTGCTTCCCGATCGAGCTGAACGAGGCCATCTCGTGCTACTTCATGTGGGTTGTCGCCACGACGTACTGTGCCGTCCTGGCGCCGACCAGCATGGTGGCCACCCTCATCGGTGTCGCCGGCATGGTGCACTTCTGCCTCGGCAAGGGCATCGGTTCGTTCATCGGAGGGTTTTTGATAGCCCGCGTCGGGCTTAAGCTTGCCTTCCGGTACGTTGGCTATACGGCCGCCTGCTGCGGTGTCCTCTACAAGCTCGTGCACCTACTCTGGCTGCACAAGTACGACCGCGAGCGACCAACCAAGGCCGTTGTGGAGCTGGTCCGGCGTCGCGCATCGATAGTTCCCAAGGTGGACCAATTCGGCAGCGCGATTTCGTTCACCCAACCGAAACCAACGCACGGCGATCCGGAGGACGTCCCGGAGGAGCAGCTACCACTGGAGAAGGGATAA